From one Lycium barbarum isolate Lr01 chromosome 6, ASM1917538v2, whole genome shotgun sequence genomic stretch:
- the LOC132644210 gene encoding uncharacterized protein LOC132644210: MLVSDYFSKLSDFWNEFDAIIPCPGCPCPESKKFIKHFEYQRLLQFLMELNKSYSQARGQILIMSSTPNLNKENSLIVDQESQRNLASAAHVSLGSGTIEGTTLFSHKGSGIGGGDVGGIGPSVGGVATGNGHYGNHFHKPQKQFTICEMCGYKGHTKEKCFKIVVYPPGWKTRRKNGPHANQVALKQPIAHMAANPDLYTEQVKGIGKEECGVYILREGGSHQTQVQVQPIREVVNTASSAESSFLWHKRLGHASVDIIKRVPTYNNKRYFVTIVDDFSRYTWVFFITSKSNTIVVLRQFLTQVRNVFSTTVKTLRTDNRGEFFSSECQTMLNEYGIIHQSSCVYTPQQNDIAERKHKTILDMARALRFQDSVPLRFWAYIEPCSFKEASADPKWVQAKQLEIAALEDNKTWSLVDLAPGKKPVGCRWIYKAKSKSTGEIERFKSRLVAKGYSQKEGLDYGETFSPIAKMVTIRSVVAIAAAKH; encoded by the exons ATGTTAGTCTCAGATTACTTCTCAAAACTGAGTGATTTTTGGAATGAATTTGATGCAATTATTCCTTGTCCTGGTTGTCCATGCCCTGAATCAAAGAAATTTATTAAGCACTTTGAGTACCAAAGACTCCTACAGTTTCTTATGGAACTGAATAAGTCATATTCACAAGCTAGGGGTCAGATTCTCATTATGTCTTCCACTCCTAATTTGAACAAAGAAAATTCCTTAATAGTTGATCAGGAAAGTCAGAGGAACCTAGCTAGTGCTGCTCATGTGAGTCTAGGATCTGGCACTATTGAAGGAACAACACTGTTTAGTCACAAAGGGAGTGGTATTGGAGGTGGTGATGTAGGTGGTATTGGTCCAAGTGTAGGTGGTGTTGCAACAGGCAATGGTCACTATGGTAATCATTTTCACAAACCACAGAAGCAGTTTACAATATGTGAAATGTGTGGTTATAAAGGACATACTAAGGAGAAATGCTTTAAGATAGTTGTCTATCCACCAGGTTGGAAGACAAGAAGGAAGAACGGACCACATGCTAATCAAGTTGCACTCAAGCAGCCTATAGCACACATGGCTGCAAATCCA GATCTTTACACTGAACAGGTCAAGGGGATTGGTAAAGAAGAATGTGGAGTTTACATACTAAGAGAAGGAGGGTCTCATCAGACTCAAGTCCAAGTTCAACCAATAAGGGAAGTTGTTAATACTGCTAGTTCAGCTGAGTCTAGTTTTTTGTGGCATAAGAGATTAGGACATGCTTCTGTTGATATAATAAAGAG AGTTCCTACTTACAATAATAAAAGGTACTTTGTAACCATTGTCGATGATTTCTCTAGATATACTTGGGTGTTCTTCATAACTTCCAAGTCTAATACTATTGTAGTTCTGAGACAGTTTTTGACTCAAGTTAGAAATGTGTTCTCTACCACTGTGAAAACTCTTAGAACTGATAATAGGGGAGAATTCTTTAGTTCTGAATGTCAAACTATGCTTAATGAATATGGGATAATACATCAATCATCATGTGTGTACACACCTCAGCAGAATGACATTGCTGAGAGGAAACACAAAACAATACTTGACATGGCAAGAGCCCTTAGGTTTCAGGATTCTGTTCCTTTGAGGTTCTGGG CTTATATTGAACCTTGCTCATTCAAAGAAGCATCAGCTGATCCTAAATGGGTTCAAGCAAAGCAGCTAGAGATTGCAGCTTTAGAAGACAACAAAACTTGGAGTTTAGTGGATTTGGCTCCAGGAAAGAAGCCTGTTGGATGCAGGTGGATTTATAAAGCTAAATCCAAGTCTACTGGTGAGATAGAGAGATTCAAATCTAGACTTGTTGCTAAAGGATACAGTCAAAAGGAGGGCCTAGATTATGGAGAGACATTCAGTCCTATTGCCAAAATGGTCACTATCAGGTCAGTTGTTGCTATAGCTGCTGCTAAACACTAG